A single Ammospiza caudacuta isolate bAmmCau1 chromosome 6, bAmmCau1.pri, whole genome shotgun sequence DNA region contains:
- the FLRT2 gene encoding leucine-rich repeat transmembrane protein FLRT2 produces the protein MGLWTKMWPTDWALLMKSWLIFSLGLYMQVSKTLACPKVCRCDRNFVYCNERSLTSVPLGIPEGVTVLYLHNNQINNAGFPAELHNVQSVHTVYLYGNQLDEFPMNLPKNVRVLHLQENNIQTISRAALAQLLKLEELHLDDNSISTVGVEDGAFQEAISLKLLFLSKNHLSSVPVGLPLDLQELRVDENRIAVISDLAFQNLTSLERLILDGNLLTNKGIAEGTFSHLSKLKEFSIVRNSLTHPPPDLPGTHLLRLYLQDNQITHIPLTAFSNLHKLERLDISNNQLRMLAKGVFDNLHSLRQLTVRNNPWLCDCSIKWVTEWLKFIPSSINVRGFMCQGPEQVRGMAVRELNMNMLSCPTTTPGLPPIITPGPATTMPTTLVPSPSFPPSSSKYIPLTPIIATLPTVPDREDRERVTPPLSDWIQLSIHFVNDTCIQVNWMSLFTVMAYKLTWVKMGHSLVGGIVHERIISGEKQQSSLVNLEPKSTYRICLVPLDTYNNYRTGEETVCSEATTKASFFNGSNIPSSHEQTTSQNLGSPFLLAGLIGGAVIFVLVVLLSIFCWHMHKKGRYTSQKWKYNRGRRKDDYCEAGTKKDNSILEMTETSFQIVSLNNDQLLKGDFRLQPIYTPNGGINYTDCHIPNNMRYCNSNVSDLEHCHT, from the coding sequence ATGGGTTTGTGGACTAAAATGTGGCCCACAGATTGGGCTCTTCTCATGAAATCATGGCTTATCTTTTCCCTGGGGCTCTACATGCAGGTCTCCAAAACTCTGGCCTGCCCAAAAGTTTGCCGCTGTGACCGAAACTTTGTCTACTGTAATGAACGAAGCTTGACCTCAGTGCCTCTTGGGATACCGGAGGGTGTAACCGTCCTCTACCTCCATAATAACCAAATTAATAATGCTGGATTTCCTGCAGAGTTGCACAATGTCCAGTCTGTGCACACAGTCTACCTTTATGGAAATCAATTGGATGAATTCCCCATGAACCTGCCCAAGAATGTCAGGGTTCTCCACCTGCAGGAAAACAACATTCAGACCATTTCACGTGCTGCTCTTGCTCAGCTTTTGAAGCTGGAAGAACTGCACCTGGATGACAACTCCATCTCCACTGTTGGCGTTGAGGATGGGGCATTCCAGGAAGCCATCAGCCTCAAGCTTCTGTTCTTGTCCAAGAACCACTTAAGCAGCGTGCCAGTAGGCCTTCCGCTGGACTTACAAGAACTTCGCGTAGACGAAAACCGAATTGCCGTCATTTCAGACCTGGCCTTCCAGAATCTTACAAGTCTGGAGCGTCTGATCTTGGATGGCAATCTCCTCACTAATAAAGGCATAGCTGAAGGCACTTTTAGCCACCTCTCCAAGCTCAAGGAATTCTCAATAGTTCGGAATTCACTGACTCACCCTCCTCCCGATCTTCCAGGTACACATCTGCTAAGACTTTACTTGCAGGACAACCAGATTACCCATATACCACTCACAGCCTTTTCAAACCTCCACAAACTAGAACGTCTTGATATTTCCAACAATCAACTTCGGATGTTGGCAAAGGGAGTATTTGATAATCTCCATAGCCTGAGACAACTCACTGTAAGGAATAATCCCTGGTTGTGTGACTGCAGCATTAAGTGGGTCACTGAATGGCTCAAGTTTATTCCTTCTTCCATCAATGTACGTGGTTTTATGTGCCAGGGACCAGAGCAGGTCCGAGGTATGGCAGTCAGGGAGCTCAATATGAATATGTTGTCATGCCCCACCACCACCCCTGGTCTGCCACCTATCATCACCCCAGGCCCAGCTACAACCATGCCAACTACATTAGTTCCCAGCCCATCATTTCCTCCCTCGAGTAGTAAATATATTCCTCTCACTCCCATCATAGCCACACTCCCCACTGTGCCTGACAGGGAGGACAGAGAAAGGGTGACACCTCCTTTGTCTGATTGGATTCAGCTTTCCATCCACTTTGTGAATGACACTTGCATCCAAGTCAACTGGATGTCACTTTTTACCGTGATGGCATATAAACTCACATGGGTTAAAATGGGCCATAGTCTGGTAGGAGGAATTGTTCATGAACGAATAATTAGTGGTGAGAAGCAGCAATCAAGCTTGGTAAATCTGGAGCCCAAATCCACTTACCGGATTTGTTTAGTTCCACTGGATACTTATAACAACTACCGGACTGGAGAAGAAACTGTCTGTTCAGAAGCCACAACCAAGGCTTCCTTTTTCAATGGCAGCAACATCCCTTCCAGCCATGAGCAGACGACTTCTCAGAACCTAGGCTCCCCATTTCTGCTGGCAGGGTTGATTGGGGGTGCAGTGATATTTGTCCTGGTGGTCTTGCTCAGCATTTTTTGCTGGCACATGCACAAAAAAGGTCGTTACACCTCCCAGAAGTGGAAATATAACCGGGGCCGTCGGAAAGACGACTACTGTGAGGCAGGGACCAAGAAGGACAACTCCATCCTGGAGATGACGGAAACCAGCTTCCAGATTGTCTCCTTAAATAATGATCAGCTCCTTAAAGGAGATTTCAGACTGCAGCCCATTTATACCCCAAACGGGGGCATTAACTACACAGACTGCCACATCCCCAACAACATGCGATACTGCAACAGCAACGTCTCAGACCTGGAGCACTGTCATACGTGA